A section of the Hevea brasiliensis isolate MT/VB/25A 57/8 chromosome 17, ASM3005281v1, whole genome shotgun sequence genome encodes:
- the LOC110646163 gene encoding uncharacterized protein LOC110646163 isoform X4: MPSSDIPSKILCKVIKIDLQDMQQQPPCQQFIAKDLHGNEWHFQHVNQRCKHQLEQPVAESPSHHIPQSYLSLDCLRKSEEGKNNFRYATTGALSTIDCKRSAWRRVAFPTS; the protein is encoded by the exons ATGCCCTCATCAGATATCCCATCCAAAATTCTTTGTAAAGTGATCAAAATTGATCTTCAG GATATGCAGCAACAGCCACCTTGTCAACAATTTATTGCAAAAGATCTGCATGGCAACGAGTGGCATTTCCAACATGTTAATCAGA GGTGTAAACATCAACTCGAACAACCAGTTGCAGAATCACCAAGTCACCATATCCCGCAGAGTTATCTTTCATTGGATTGCCTCAGAAAGTCAGAAGAAGGAAAGAAcaatttta GGTATGCAACGACAGGCGCTTTGTCAACAATTGATTGCAAAAGATCTGCATGGCGGAGAGTGGCATTTCCAACATCTTAA
- the LOC110646163 gene encoding uncharacterized protein LOC110646163 isoform X2, with protein MHSEFILESTYSFGCKQALYFKYLSKACIGMSTSIDMQRQTPCQQLIPKDLHGNEWHFQHVNQRCKHQLEHPVAESRKKERTILIIFLEAWNAQNGGALAILVLDDKSEQMITMDTPE; from the exons ATGCACAGTGAATTCATTTTAGAAAGCACTTACTCCTTCGGATGTAAGCAAGCATTGTACTTTAAATATTTATCAAAAGCATGCATAGGAATGTCAACCAGCATTG ATATGCAGCGACAGACACCTTGTCAACAATTGATTCCAAAAGATCTGCATGGCAATGAGTGGCATTTCCAACATGTTAATCAGA GGTGTAAACATCAACTTGAACACCCTGTTGCAGAAAGTCGGAAGAAGGAAAgaacaattttaataatatttttagag GCCTGGAATGCACAAAACGGTGGAGCTTTGGCCATTCTGGTTTTAGATGACAAGAGTGAACAAATGATTACAATGGACACCCCTGAATAA
- the LOC110646163 gene encoding uncharacterized protein LOC110646163 isoform X1 translates to MAMSGISNMLIRLGALAHQELEQHMPSSDIPSKILCKVIKIDLQDMQQQPPCQQFIAKDLHGNEWHFQHVNQRCKHQLEQPVAESPSHHIPQSYLSLDCLRKSEEGKNNFRYATTGALSTIDCKRSAWRRVAFPTS, encoded by the exons ATGGCAATGAGTGGCATTTCCAACATGTTAATCAGA CTTGGAGCTTTGGCGCATCAGGAGTTAGAACAGCACATGCCCTCATCAGATATCCCATCCAAAATTCTTTGTAAAGTGATCAAAATTGATCTTCAG GATATGCAGCAACAGCCACCTTGTCAACAATTTATTGCAAAAGATCTGCATGGCAACGAGTGGCATTTCCAACATGTTAATCAGA GGTGTAAACATCAACTCGAACAACCAGTTGCAGAATCACCAAGTCACCATATCCCGCAGAGTTATCTTTCATTGGATTGCCTCAGAAAGTCAGAAGAAGGAAAGAAcaatttta GGTATGCAACGACAGGCGCTTTGTCAACAATTGATTGCAAAAGATCTGCATGGCGGAGAGTGGCATTTCCAACATCTTAA
- the LOC110646163 gene encoding uncharacterized protein LOC110646163 isoform X3 translates to MILGAWVHQVLEQQMPSSDIPSKILCQVIKIDLQDMQRQTPCQQLIPKDLHGNEWHFQHVNQRCKHQLEHPVAESRKKERTILIIFLEAWNAQNGGALAILVLDDKSEQMITMDTPE, encoded by the exons ATGATT CTTGGAGCTTGGGTGCATCAGGTGTTAGAACAGCAGATGCCCTCATCTGATATTCCATCCAAAATTCTTTGTCAAGTGATCAAAATTGATCTTCAG GATATGCAGCGACAGACACCTTGTCAACAATTGATTCCAAAAGATCTGCATGGCAATGAGTGGCATTTCCAACATGTTAATCAGA GGTGTAAACATCAACTTGAACACCCTGTTGCAGAAAGTCGGAAGAAGGAAAgaacaattttaataatatttttagag GCCTGGAATGCACAAAACGGTGGAGCTTTGGCCATTCTGGTTTTAGATGACAAGAGTGAACAAATGATTACAATGGACACCCCTGAATAA
- the LOC131175379 gene encoding uncharacterized protein LOC131175379, whose protein sequence is MYSLILSDIFTAFAGVTHCFVLGDVTYGACCVDDLSALALGADLLIHYGHSCLVPIDATKVPCLYVFVDIKIDVEPLISTIKLNLNDKKSIVLAGTIQFASAIREAMPELEKLGLSVLIPQSKPLSAGELLGCTAPRISSKSVIGSFSDMVVVFVADGRFHLEAFMIANPEISAFRYDPYLGKLFLEEYDHQGMKETRKRAIERAREAKSWGIVLGTLGRQGNPRILDRLEKKMREKHFSYTVVLMSEISPTRIALFEQSVDAWIQIACPRLSIDWGEAFEKPLLTPFEAEIAVGDLPGWWEKDKSVVANSGCCNGLGCGHSNGLCSGCGNEAAKDVKGVGDSFAGDYPMDYYAQDGGEWNSSYLKKATRPIRRNVVSSTSDGAAL, encoded by the coding sequence ATGTATTCGCTTATTCTTTCGGATATATTCACCGCCTTCGCCGGCGTTACCCACTGTTTCGTCCTCGGCGACGTCACTTATGGCGCCTGTTGTGTGGACGACCTCTCCGCCTTGGCGTTAGGTGCTGATCTTCTAATTCACTATGGCCATAGCTGCTTGGTCCCCATCGATGCTACGAAAGTTCCTTGCCTTTACGTTTTTGTTGACATTAAAATCGATGTTGAGCCCCTGATTAGCACCATCAAACTCAATTTGAATGATAAAAAAAGCATTGTTCTCGCGGGTACTATTCAGTTCGCATCTGCGATTCGAGAAGCAATGCCTGAGTTGGAAAAGCTGGGCCTTTCGGTTTTGATCCCTCAATCGAAACCCTTATCTGCCGGTGAACTATTGGGTTGCACGGCACCCAGAATATCATCGAAATCTGTAATTGGTAGTTTCAGTGACATGGTTGTGGTATTTGTGGCGGATGGGAGGTTCCATTTGGAGGCGTTTATGATAGCTAATCCTGAGATTAGTGCGTTTAGGTATGACCCATATCTGGGGAAGCTGTTTCTTGAGGAATATGATCATCAAGGAATGAAGGAGACGAGGAAGAGGGCAATAGAGAGGGCAAGGGAAGCCAAGAGTTGGGGGATTGTGTTGGGCACATTGGGAAGGCAAGGCAATCCGAGGATTTTAGATAGGTTGGAGAAGAAGATGAGAGAAAAACATTTTTCTTATACCGTTGTTTTGATGTCAGAGATTAGTCCTACTAGGATTGCCTTATTTGAGCAATCTGTGGATGCTTGGATTCAGATTGCATGTCCTCGGCTCTCTATTGATTGGGGAGAGGCATTTGAGAAGCCTCTTTTGACACCTTTTGAAGCAGAGATTGCTGTTGGGGATTTACCAGGTTGGTGGGAGAAGGATAAGAGTGTAGTGGCAAACTCAGGGTGTTGCAATGGTCTTGGATGTGGGCACAGCAATGGATTGTGTTCTGGATGTGGCAATGAAGCTGCAAAGGATGTAAAGGGTGTAGGTGATTCTTTTGCTGGTGATTATCCCATGGATTACTATGCTCAGGATGGTGGGGAGTGGAATTCCTCTTATTTGAAGAAAGCAACTCGCCCTATAAGAAGAAATGTGGTGTCCTCTACCAGTGATGGTGCTGCTTTGTAG